The Humulus lupulus chromosome 3, drHumLupu1.1, whole genome shotgun sequence genome window below encodes:
- the LOC133822157 gene encoding uncharacterized protein LOC133822157 translates to MIRLWITSLQLAELFVSSLVHLLYGFYIFSSAVAGDLSQTLNEIFKPNVKVELNEIVPQERPVNVENLPPIVLVHGIFGFGKGRLGGLSYFAGAEKKDERVLVPDLGSLTSIYDRARELFYYLKGGQVDYGLEHSKACGHSQFGRVYEQGHYPEWDEDHPIHFVGHSAGAQVVRVLQQMLADKAFKGFENTNENWVLSITSLSGAFNGTTRTYLDGMQPEDGRSMKSICLLQLCRLGVIIYDWFDIPWLKAYYNFGFDHFNMSWTKSGIWGLVDCLLGNSGPFASGDWILPDLTIQGSIRLNSHLHTFPNTYYFSYATKRTKKIFGITVPSGILGIHPMLFVRVLQMSQWRHPPDVSPPYKGYRDEDWQDNDGALNTISMTHPRLPIEHPNRFVANESDCQPMEPGIWYYKIVEGDHILFIVNRERAGVQFDMIYDSIFERCRKHVFRKTPPILPNQNHQ, encoded by the exons ATGATTAGATTGTGGATAACTTCTTTGCAATTAGCAGAGTTGTTTGTGAGCTCTTTGGTTCATCTTCTATATGGGTTTTATATCTTTAGCTCGGCGGTGGCTGGTGATCTCTCTCAGACTTTGAATGAAATATTTAAGCCTAATGTGAAAGTTGAGTTGAATGAGATTGTTCCTCAGGAGAGACCCGTCAATGTTGAGAATTTACCTCCTATTGTTTTGGTTCACGGAATTTTTGGTTTCGGTAAAGGG AGATTGGGAGGTTTATCATACTTTGCCGGGGCAGAGAAGAAAGACGAAAGAGTCCTTGTACCTGATTTGGGGTCCTTGACAAGCATTTACGATAG GGCTAGGGAATTGTTCTATTATCTGAAAGGTGGGCAAGTTGATTATGGTTTAGAACACAGCAAAGCTTGTGGGCACTCCCAGTTTGGTCGGGTTTATGAACAAG GGCACTACCCTGAATGGGATGAGGATCACCCTATTCACTTTGTTGGCCATTCAGCTGGGGCCCAGGTTGTTCGTGTGCTGCAACAAATGCTTGCTGATAAG gCGTTTAAGGGATTTGAGAACACTAATGAGAATTGGGTATTGAGCATCACTTCTTTGTCTGGAGCATTTAATGGAACCACGAGGACCTACTTAGATGGGATGCA GCCAGAAGATGGGAGGTCCATGAAATCTATTTGTTTGCTGCAGTTATGTCGTTTAGGTGTTATTATTTATGATTGGTTTGATATTCCATGGCTAAAGGCGTATTACAACTTCGGTTTTGATCACTTCAACATGTCTTGGACGAAGTCGGGTATTTGGGGTCTTGTTGATTGCCTGTTAGGGAATTCTGGTCCATTTGCTTCTGGTGATTGGATCCTGCCAGACCTTACAATTCAAGGATCTATAAGATTGAATAGTCATTTACATACATTTCCCAACACCTACTACTTCAGCTATGCTACCAAGCGTACTAAGAAGATCTTCGGCATCACTGTTCCCTCTGGGATACTTGGAATTCATCCAATGCTTTTTGTTAGAGTATTGCAGATGAGCCAATGGCGTCATCCTCCAGATGTTTCTCCTCCTTACAAAGGCTATAG GGATGAGGATTGGCAGGACAATGATGGAGCACTCAATACCATATCCATGACGCACCCTCGTCTTCCTATCGAGCATCCTAACCGATTTGTTGCAAATGAATCAGATTGCCAACCTATGGAACCGGGTATCTG GTACTACAAGATTGTGGAAGGTGATCACATACTGTTCATTGTGAACCGGGAGAGAGCAGGAGTCCAGTTTGATATGATATATGACAGCATTTTTGAACGTTGTAGAAAACATGTATTTAGGAAAACCCCACCAATATTACCAAACCAAAACCACCAATAG
- the LOC133820940 gene encoding L-tryptophan--pyruvate aminotransferase 1 gives MCGTENQAATNGTTKHLSSPSSSTDVVLNLDHGDPTVYESYWKRIGEKCTVVIKGSELMSYISDVRKPCWFLEEKFESVIKRLHRLTGNAVVDDRYVVVGTGSTQLFQALLYAITTTDASLGGTGGGPDQLPVPVVCAAPYYSQYAEETDYLRSGLYKWAGDAYAFDKDGPYIEVVTSPNNPDGTTREAVVIHNGDQGKVLYDMAYYWPQYTPITRPADHDIMYFTFSKSTGHAGSRIGWALVKDEAIARKMTKFIELSSIGVSKDSQIRAAKIMEVICEDYQDFKHHQNSNHFFEYARKLMENRWKRLREVVARSNVFSLPKYSQEYCLFHGECTESYPAFAWLKCKEEGVEDCEKLLQEYKILGRGGKRFGSDPSYARVSILSREEVFQQFLERLEIIKGNTN, from the exons ATGTGTGGCACTGAGAACCAAGCTGCTACCAATGGCACCACCAAACACttatcatcaccatcatcatcaacaGACGTTGTCCTTAATCTGGATCA TGGTGATCCGACGGTTTACGAGTCTTACTGGAAGAGAATTGGAGAGAAATGTACGGTGGTGATCAAGGGCAGCGAGTTGATGAGCTATATAAGCGATGTGAGGAAGCCCTGCTGGTTTTTGGAGGAGAAGTTTGAGAGTGTCATTAAGAGGCTCCACCGTCTGACCGGTAACGCCGTCGTGGATGACCGTTATGTGGTGGTGGGAACTGGCTCCACTCAGCTTTTCCAGGCTTTACTCTACGCTATCACTACTACTGATGCTTCCCTCGGCGGCACCGGCGGTGGCCCTGATCAACTACCTGTCCCCGTAGTTTGTGCTGCTCCTTACTACTCG CAATATGCGGAAGAGACGGATTATCTGCGATCTGGGCTGTACAAGTGGGCGGGTGATGCTTATGCATTCGATAAGGATGGACCATACATCGAAGTGGTTACTTCGCCAAATAACCCCGACGGCACCACTCGTGAAGCGGTCGTCATCCACAACGGTGACCAAGGCAAGGTTCTCTACGACATGGCCTACTATTGGCCTCAGTACACTCCCATCACTCGCCCTGCTGATCATGACATTATGTACTTCACCTTCTCCAAGAGCACTGGCCACGCCGGTTCCCGCATTGG ATGGGCTCTTGTGAAGGACGAGGCGATAGCTAGAAAGATGACCAAGTTCATAGAACTAAGCTCGATTGGGGTGTCGAAGGATTCCCAGATCAGAGCTGCAAAGATCATGGAGGTGATTTGCGAGGACTACCAAGATTTCAAGCATCATCAAAACTCGAACCATTTCTTTGAATATGCCCGTAAACTCATGGAGAACAGATGGAAGAGATTGAGAGAGGTCGTGGCTCGGAGTAACGTTTTCAGTCTCCCTAAGTACTCTCAAGAATACTGTCTTTTCCATGGAGAGTGCACTGAGTCATACCCTG caTTTGCATGGCTGAAGTGCAAGGAGGAGGGTGTAGAGGACTGTGAGAAGCTTTTACAGGAATACAAAATATTGGGCAGAGGAGGGAAACGGTTTGGGTCTGATCCAAGCTATGCTAGAGTCAGTATCCTGAGCAGGGAAGAGGTGTTTCAACAGTTCCTGGAAAGGCTTGAGATTATTAAAGGGAACACAAACTAA
- the LOC133822158 gene encoding AP-1 complex subunit mu-2-like yields MAGAVSALFLLDIKGRVLICRDYRGDVSAVQAERFFSKLIEKEGDPESQDPVAYDNGVSYMFIQHNNVYLMAASRQNCNAASILFFLHRVVDVFKHYFEELEEESLRDNFVVVYELLDEIMDFGYPQYTEAKILSEFIKTDAYRMEVNQRPPMAVTNAVSWRSEGIQYKKNEVFLDVVESVNILVNSNGQIVRSDVVGALKMRTYLSGMPECKLGLNDRVLLEAQGRATKGKAIDLEDIKFHQCVRLARFENDRTISFIPPDGAFDLMTYRLNTQVKPLIWVEAQVERHSKSRVEMTVKARSQFKERSTATNVEIELPVPYDATNPDVRTSMGSAAYAPESDALVWKIKSFPGGKEYMLRAEFRLPTITAEEGAPERKAPIRVKFEIPYFTVSGIQVRYLKIIEKSGYQALPWVRYITMAGEYELRLI; encoded by the exons ATGGCTGGAGCTGTCTCGGCGCTCTTCCTTCTCGACATTAAAGGCCGTGTTTTGATCTGCCGTGACTACCGCGGCGATGTCTCAGCCGTTCAGGCTGAGCGCTTCTTCTCCAAGCTCATCGAGAAAGAG GGAGATCCGGAGTCTCAGGATCCAGTTGCTTACGATAATGGTGTATCCTACATGTTTATACAGCATAACAATGTCTACTTAATGGCGGCGTCTAGGCAGAACTGCAATGCTGCTAGCATTCTCTTTTTTCTACACCGTGTAGTTGAT GTCtttaagcattattttgaagAGTTGGAAGAGGAATCACTTAGGGATAACTTTGTGGTTGTG TATGAGTTGCTTGATGAAATTATGGACTTTGGTTACCCTCAGTACACTGAAGCAAAGATTCTTAGTGAATTTATCAAGACGGATGCTTATAGAATGGAAGTTAATCAAAGACCTCCAATGGCTGTCACAAATGCCGTGTCTTGGCGCAGTGAAGGAATACAATACAAGAAAAATGAA GTTTTCTTGGATGTGGTGGAGAGTGTTAATATCCTTGTAAACAGCAACGGACAAATAGTTAGGTCtgatgttgttggggcattgaaGATGAGAACGTATTTGAG TGGTATGCCAGAATGTAAGCTTGGCCTTAACGATCGAGTGTTGCTAGAGGCACAAGGCAGAGCAACAAAGGGAAAGGCCATTGATTTGGAAGACATCAAATTTCATCA GTGCGTGCGTTTGGCTCGGTTTGAAAATGACCGGACAATATCCTTTATACCACCTGATGGTGCTTTTGATCTCATGACCTATAGACTTAATACTCAG GTAAAGCCCTTGATATGGGTGGAAGCTCAAGTTGAAAGGCATTCAAAGAGTCGTGTTGAGATGACAGTTAAAGCTAGGAGCCAGTTCAAGGAGCGTAG CACTGCTACTAACGTTGAGATAGAGCTGCCTGTGCCTTATGATGCTACAAATCCAGATGTTCGGACATCAATGGGGTCCGCAGCATACGCACCTGAAAGCGACGCATTGGTTTGGAAAATAAAATCTTTTCCTGGTGGCAAG GAGTACATGTTGAGAGCAGAGTTTCGTCTTCCAACCATAACAGCAGAAGAAGGTGCTCCTGAGAGAAAGGCTCCTATACGCGTCAAGTTTGAGATTCCATATTTTACAGTTTCTGGAATTCAG GTTCGCTATTTGAAGATCATTGAAAAAAGTGGATACCAAGCTCTTCCATGGGTGAGATACATAACAATGGCTGGCGAGTACGAACTTCGATTAATATAA
- the LOC133823665 gene encoding lysM domain receptor-like kinase 3 — MASYCNLLPYLSLVFPIVYGVSPQPSNVTTSTMHTFNCSAQIKTCNALLYYDNEGVTKEEVASYYHVNASSQIKSIIHGNKEDYLISVPCSCSSLYGTNGYFYNTTYKVKFGDTFQNVSTKYYSGQAWYFEDEDPIFKPNKDFPIHLLCGCSESDSQIVVTYTVQAHDTVSSIATLLSAKFDNLVGLNGNLALNPEYIEVGWVLFVPMEKNGINNNNTSKIGMRQKWKIITGILASVTVLSMGALIVILVRRKRLQQKNAEDPKGLAKILNAKKSFSLQNTFTPKENFEDFDSEKPVVFSLEEIEEATGNFDESRKVGEGGYGSVYFGILGKKEVAIKKMRSNKSKEFFAELKVLCRIHHINVVELLGYACGDDHLYLAYEYVRNGSLSEHLHDPLLKGHQPLSWSARAQIALGAAKGIEYIHDHTKERYVHRDIKTTNILLDEGLRAKIADFGLAKLVGGANEDDLIATRLVGTPGYLPPESVKEFQITPKTDVFAFGVVLAELITGQRALIRDNREPNKMKSLITVVKTIFQDEDPESALQAEIDGNLRGSYPIDEIFKMAEVAESCLEEEAVDRPEMRDIVVKLSQIMMSSTEWEASLGGNSQVFSGVFTGR, encoded by the exons ATGGCATCCTACTGTAATCTCCTTCCCTATCTTTCCCTTGTGTTCCCTATTGTTTATGGAGTTTCTCCACAACCATCGAATGTCACAACTTCCACTATGCACACTTTTAACTGCTCTGCCCAAATCAAGACCTGTAATGCTTTATTGTACTACGACAATGAAGGTGTCACAAAGGAAGAAGTTGCTTCTTATTACCATGTCAATGCATCATCCCAAATAAAGTCTATAATTCATGGCAATAAAGAAGATTACCTCATAAGTGTGCCTTGTTCTTGCTCATCCTTGTATGGCACTAATGGCTATTTTTACAACACAACCTACAAAGTGAAGTTTGGCGACACTTTTCAGAATGTTTCAACCAAGTATTATAGTGGGCAAGCTTGGTATTTTGAGGATGAGGATCCAATTTTCAAACCTAATAAAGATTTTCCCATTCATCTTCTTTGTGGGTGTTCAGAAAGTGACTCCCAAATTGTGGTAACCTACACAGTTCAGGCCCATGATACAGTATCAAGTATTGCAACTCTGTTGTCAGCCAAATTTGATAACTTGGTGGGTTTGAATGGAAATTTGGCTCTAAACCCAGAATACATTGAAGTAGGCTGGGTCTTGTTTGTTCCCATGGAGAAGAAtggaattaataataataatacatcaAAGATAG GTATGAGACAGAAGTGGAAAATTATAACTGGGATATTGGCAAGTGTCACAGTGCTTTCAATGGGTGCATTGATTGTCATTCTTGTCAGAAGGAAAAGACTACAACAAAAGAATGCGGAAGATCCAAAAGGTCTAGCCAAAATTCTCAATGCTAAGAAATCCTTTTCCTTGCAGAACACTTTCACTCCTAAAGAAAATTTTGAAG ATTTTGATTCAGAAAAGCCTGTAGTATTTAGTCTTGAAGAGATTGAAGAGGCGACCGGAAACTTTGATGAAAGTAGGAAAGTAGGAGAGGGTGGATATGGTAGTGTGTATTTTGGCATCTTGGGAAAGAAG GAGGTTGCGATAAAGAAGATGAGATCGAATAAATCGAAGGAGTTCTTTGCAGAGCTGAAGGTCTTATGCAGGATCCATCACATAAACGTT gtgGAGCTTTTGGGATATGCTTGTGGAGATGACCATCTTTACTTAGCTTATGAATATGTTAGGAATGGATCACTAAGTGAGCATCTTCATGATCCATTACTGAAAG GTCACCAGCCACTGTCTTGGTCTGCAAGAGCACAGATTGCGCTCGGCGCTGCAAAGGGTATTGAGTACATTCATGACCATACAAAAGAACGGTATGTGCACCGTGACATAAAGACTACTAACATCCTACTTGATGAGGGCCTCAGAGCTAAG ATAGCAGATTTTGGATTGGCAAAGCTAGTTGGAGGAGCCAACGAAGATGATCTAATAGCGACTCGATTGGTTGGAACACCAGGCTACCTTCCTCCAGA ATCGGTGAAGGAGTTCCAAATAACCCCTAAGACCGATGTTTTCGCATTTGGCGTGGTACTAGCAGAGCTGATAACAGGGCAACGTGCACTTATCCGTGACAACCGAGAGCCTAACAAGATGAAATCTTTGATTACAGTA GTTAAGACAATATTCCAAGATGAAGATCCAGAGTCGGCTTTACAAGCTGAAATAGATGGAAATCTTCGTGGCAGCTACCCTATTGACGAAATCTTCAAG ATGGCTGAAGTTGCAGAATCATGCTTAGAAGAAGAAGCAGTGGACAGACCAGAGATGAGGGACATCGTGGTGAAGCTGTCTCAAATCATGATGTCCTCAACAGAGTGGGAAGCATCACTTGGAGGGAACAGCCAGGTCTTTAGTGGAGTATTTACTGGCAGATAG